The sequence TATTAAACActactgtggagtgtgacatgacaaaaatTCAGTAGTGTCATTTTATCGGCCTTGTATATAAAAAGATATACAATTTCATACGATACacaaaattatttaatgtaaGTGTGCAGTTTTCCCTTCATTATTACAAGTAACAAATAtgagtgtaattttttttaagtgtgattattaataataatatttacagtactgTGAATGTTTTAAGCATTTTAAGCATGTTATAAGCAATGACTAAGAAAATTGAGTTCAATATTGTTTTATTCGTTATTCTGTGAGACGGTTACCACCACAAAATTGATTATTTTCAagtaacagcacatcctgaagtgtttcatTCTTGTTATACCACATCAGTTTGCCCACACTAACTAATTTAGCCTATGACTATTATTACGGTCtcaaaaacattaatatatatatcttcccacaacataacacattttaaatctgttttgatTGTCCACCATATAAGTACTGCATATGTTGTTATTACTAAAATGCATTATACTgatcacatttatataaatctgtgatttgCATTGGGGTTATATCTACTGTCTGAGCTAAGGGTATAGAAATTGAATTAATTAagattctgaccaatcggaatgGAGAATTCAGCAACATTGTGGGCGAAAAAACTTTCCAACATGCAGGGGTTCACACACTTTTGAATAGCAGggcacacattacacaataaaATGTACCATTTGGGAAAAAagctttgtattttctttaatcaATTTCAGGACTAGTGTTCGAGACATCTGCATATTGTgattgttcttcttctttcatctcaTGACTTGTGTCATCCCTGTCATCATCAGCTGGTGGACGGTTGCGCTTGAAAAATCCAATCTGCAACAAAGAAGACTTTAAGACACCGGTTCCAGCTGCAGGACATGCGTAATCGTAAAGATGGACCATTTGCGAATGATCTCCGTATGTTGTTACTGTGTTGCATCCTCTAGGGTTTACATCATATATTTACCTTCCAGAAGATGATGCTCAGCAAAGCTAACAGGAGGAGGCCAGCAATTATTGACACAACAATCCACCACAGTGGCACATCCTCTGCATCAGGCCTCCAAACCACACTGGTGTTTGTCTAATACAGAGCGCaggtcttttttttacattcttttcACTGAATCCATTATACCAGGATTGGGAAATCAGATTGTCTttactaaaaatataaatacatttagtgCATACGTAGCATTATATGTGCTTACCTCTGCTTGTCCACTAGGCAAGATGCTTGGCTGGATCTTGGACAGCATGCTCACTACCTCATAGTGAGCAGTGGACAAGAGGACATAGTTCACATAAGACTgaaaatattaagaaatcaTTCAAAgtcaatttaatatataaatatattttttttaatattagagTCATCTTAATAATTTTTATCAGCTTTAACCACCAGCttagtattagaataagtaaattCATTTGAACGTGAACCTGagcagtcctttttttttttttgtttttgttaattaattaatgttttcCTTTTACAATTGGGAATTTAACCACCCTGAAttgaaaccaaaataaaaactgaTGTGAACATGCTTGTGATTTTCTCACCTTTTCAAAGCTATTAACCCACAAGCGTGCTGCCACTCTCACAATGGCTCTTGCATCTCTCTGTAGTTCTGGAGCCTCACAGTTGAACACCACACAAGGCTCAGTAGTGCAATTCTAAACCAAGACAGAAATAAGGCTACTCACTGTACCTTACACAGGccattttcactttcatttacCAGTAGACTGGCGTTCCAGTCTGCCAGCGGAATGGATATAAactttcaatcagtataaaaaaaaaaagaataaattaatcACTACAAGTCTGGTATAAAATTAATCaagacactgttggctttcagtgtgagaagTTTTTCGCTCTGTTTGCATGTAAAACCTTATATAGGATTTTTatggttgaagataacaccttcaTATTTTAGGTTCTAATGAATCTCTACACCATTTATtttgaagatataaacatttgtgtaagtgtgtgctaATCCCTAAGTCATAAGAGCTATTAACCActaatcaagtcaagtcaagtcacttttattgtcacatcaccacagcacatgcgccactactgtggagtgtgacatgacaaaacaTTTCAGTAGTCCTTTTATTggcctctggtaaaaaaaaaaaaaaagatataaaaattcACACAAAAGCTAAAATGGCTTTGAAGAATCATTTGAAAGATCATTTTGATACTGAATTAcctaaaaaagtatatatataaaaatatatatactttttagGTAATTCAGTATCAAAATGATCTTTCAAATGATTCTTCAAACACTAtggacattaaaaataaataaataaattaaaaaaagttttttttccaacaatCTCCCAAGCTCCCGTCAACTCGCCCCTATTATCCAATAGCTAACATAGGGTGAGGGTTAACATATGCTTCTTCAGAGACACGTGAAGCCAGGCAAGTGCAACTGCCGGTCACATTGCATAATAGGGCAGAATAACACTTAGAGGAACCTGCCTTCTTTCACATACAAGAGTTCACAGATGCCCACAGAATTTCTAGCTGTGAAAAACAGGGTAGAGAGGAACAGCGAGAATTTCCATCTGCCCACTCAGCGAGCAATCCCAGTTTCGCTCTCTTGGACTCCTAATCTCAGATGGCTGTCACATCATACTGAGTCAAACTTGTGATATCCAACCAATAGGAGCTTCTAAAAAGTGCGTCAGgtttcctgtgttttgtttttttggatatTTAAAAATCTAAGTCTCCTTCTAAAATCAAAGTCTCCTTTGGGTTTTACTGTGAGTATTCTCTAAAACtccttaaaatattttaatactgtTGTCTAGGAGGGCGCTTCTAACCAACCGATGGCATTTATACTTAGACAAACCAGCTTTAGTCCCTGGTTGACCATATTAGTTTTCAGACTTTGTAACCTGCATGGACTTTAGGTAGCGACCAGAGGCTTGTGCCCAACATACGCAATGCCTACCAAGGGGCTTCTGCTCTTCATAGGACTTAAGCCAGCAGAAGGCTCCAAACTGGGCTTTGCCCAAAACAAGGCTTTAACCACAGTGGGCCTTTGCCAGAAGCAGGACAAAACCCACTACAGGACTTTGCCCAACAGGAGGCTTTTGCATTAACCCATAATAGGACATTGCCCAGCAAGAGCTATCTATATACGGCTCTGCCCAGAAGCAGGTGCCTGGAACATTGCCTGGATTGAAGCTTTAATCCACCCATGGGATTTGCCAAATCAGGCGTTTCTGCTCTACCAGGCTGTATGTACACCTAGGGGCTTTTCTCAGCAGGAGGTTTTGGCAATAATGAGACTTGGTTTTCAGGTAGTAACTTGTCCTCAATTATTCGGGCCCACAGATGAATGTTATTACATGTGgcaatgtattattttaaatgattaaaatgagtAGAATGATAATgtatttttactgtttactttttaCAATATACAGTTTCAATCTTGTTACATTTAAACAGGAGCTGtatttatttgctgtattttaAGCTTGGCATAGGCTCTCTCAAGGAACAGAAAATTGCCATTTATTGCAATGTTATTTAAGCATAGAAATAAGCAATTGATATAATCTTAGAATCAAACACATGAAATTCACAGTTTTATCTGCAATGTTTGGTACGTGTAGGAGGTGGATTTTTGAAGTTTCAGACAATAGCCCCATCTGATGGTATGGCTTTGTAACTACACCAATTAGTCATTCATTTCAAGAAAGCAGAGTTTTTACAAACTCAGGGTTGAGGCACCAGGCTGTTTTGACACTTTTGACTTCCTAAACGTCATCATCATACATCTGGAAAAAATCTCCAcctaaaacatttgttttctgtgtgttctgtatgaTTAACACAGTTAACATGTCCTTACCACATGCACAGTTGCTCTGTTAGGAAACTCGGGCAGCTCCTTGACCTCCTGATTCAGCTCCTCCACCTCCCGTTTGTTAAAATGATGAACAGGATCATTAGTTGTATTAATAACCTCTGGTGTCACAAGCTATGGATAAGAACAGGAAGAGTGCAGGCAGGTATTAACAAGAAACTGAGATCATCCTGTGTTGTGAATGTGCAGATATATAATTGTATTGCAGTTTGTGGCAGAGTTGCTGTCATACTGTACCTGGGATCCTTATGggattgttattttaatttaaatgaatccCTGGTGAAATATTAAACCAATGTGCATACTGTCTCTTATTTCTACCAAGAAGATTCTGTGCCAGAGATTAAGCAATCACACCAatgacaaagataaaaaaatatgcaaCATAGTGATATAAAGAAAAGATACCCCTCTTACGGGCAAAACCTTCATTATCTTACAGAACTGGACAGCAGTGAAGATCACGTATCTCTGacacagcattaaaaaaatccaaacaactGATTGCTCTTTATTGGGGATAAGTGATGAAGTGACATAAGGGTGAGtttcaattaaaaatgtaaagatataacatttatataaattaggattcaaaagagaaaattaaatgTGACAATACAAAAAACTTATATCAAGTCAAATAGGGTATTAAATTCTAATGCattataaaccattataaacagaaaatatctgaaTTTAAGGGAAATGTATAATGCGTTATATATTCTGACCGGCAGGGGGCACTCTTACCCTAAACTGATCGATCTGAGAAAGGTTTGTGTGGCACTTCAGAAGTTCCTCTGAAGCGTTGCTGAACACATAGAGCAAATAAGAGCCATTCTGCTCTACTGGGAAATGTAGCTCCAGCTTCACCTTGACTGTGCTGGGCCCTTTGTTCCTTAACTGACAGCACAAAGGAGCATGGATAAGTTCTATGTTAAATATCACAACATCATAAATTAGACAAAAACATTGTCTGTAACACACAGAACAATGATATATCAACATTACCAACACTTGGCTTTAACTTAGGCAAAGGGCAGAATCTGTATTATTATCTGTGCATGTTCGACTAAGCAGGACTGTGGTGTCAGAGTTTCTATTCGGATTCAAAAAGTCATTAGTAAACTCAGTACTTCTTAGAAAAACTTGTCAAAATGTTGCACCTCAAATGGTTTCCTCAAAATCATAGGGAGTATGTTGACTAATTGCTTGAAAcctattatactgtatttcgaATCCATTTCTAtaaacccttatccagagcaatcaCTCGATGGCCTGTAGACCTTATCTACAGATGCAGATCTACAGCATTTCTACCGtcttgaaataaaaacatataatgtaacgtataataaaaattatatgcGTTGCAATGGGACTTTCTAAAAGGTtcaatgtaaaattttataaGTGATTATAAAGGGTTCAAATTGCATCCCCATGCTAGAACGATAAGAGCCCTTAACTATACAAGGACCCACTGAATAATACTTTTCTGAAAGGGCTCTTCCTAAAATATTCTGTTGTATGCTTCTCCATAGAAAAATTAAGGAAATAACAAACCAAAGAACCCTACAGAGTGCAGGCGGGAACTTCTTTTTCTAAGAGTGTGAGGCAGTCCTGGAGGAACTGGGAACTAGAATCAATGCTACGGGATGTTTAATATGTTCATtacttaaaaacattttaataattgaaCATGTTTGCTCATTTATCTTCAGGAACTACTTCATGCTGGGTAGAGGTGGATTTGGGAAGAGGTGGATTTGGGACCTATCTGAGAAACAGTGGAGAATGCAGTGCTGATGGTATTCCACTCTACCACAAGAAaacagacattcacacacattcacacctagtcAATCCACCTTCTATTTTGAATTTGTGAGGTGAAAGGTGACTGTAGAACCCAAAGGAACCCTGAGATTTGGGGAAAACATGTTTGACATTGTAGATACctgattttatgttttatgcttTTGAAATTCTTGGTGATGACAATAAACAGCCCTGCAAAACTGAACAGATTTgctaaatggaaaaaaatagtgTACTGCACATTTTGTGTCACCTCATAAACATGCTCTACAAGTGGGCCCACATCATCCAAATTCTTTGggaattctttttttccccatttggCAATTGGCAGGACAAACTCGGAAGGAGAGGAGACTCTGCAAAtgagaagataaataaaattaaaatacttCTTAACTACAATCTGCTACCTTTTCCAGCAAAGCATCCCTAGGTCAGATTCTTAAGAGtcacattaaaaataacattcacATTAATTAATATACTTGTGCAGTGAATTTCATACATTGAACTGCAGTGCTAGGTgaatcaacaacaaaaagaagcaaaaacgCAGAAATCACATTTGAAGAACAGGAAACTCAAACTAAACTCACTCACCCCCGCATTTCCAGGAAAGCCACTGCCAGAACATTGATCTTCACTTCCACCACGTTGCTGTCTGGGTTCAGACTGTTCTTGCTAGTGATTAATGaagtaaaacaaacattcaAGCAATACTGCTATaatcttggggaaaaaaaatcattagcaCTTCAATGTTAAGATAACATGCTACTGTGAAGAATGATCATTATTATGGACGGTTTTCCAAGCAACATTGAGCCTTAAGGAGGTTCTTGCCTTTTAATTTGCAAATGGAAGGACACTTGGGTCTCAACCTCCTCCAATCCACCCATGCTGAAATACAGACCTGCCATGATCTACAACAGAGTTCAAAGAGACCCAAAAATAAAATTGGCAGTATGTTCTAGCAAGTGTATGTTAAAATGATGTTAGGGGGAAAATGCATCTAAGCATTTGTTAACATCTAAGCATGAATCAGAGCCCTGTTTTACCTTCTGGTTAGCTTTCATTGGGTTGCCCAGTTCACATATCACAATGATAGAACCATTGTCTTTTTTTGGACCACAAAGGAGATGACTAAAGCCCTGCAAAATGAACCGAATAACAGAAACATTTTCGTTATATTTACAGACTTTAGGTTTTATAGACACTTTACCGGAGATTTCTGACGTAGGAATTCAAGACTGAATGCTTTATGGTATCGTAGCAATAGAAGAAGCtatatttttaatcatattcactttaaaaagaaagaaaacaaattcttATTAAGGGTCATGACTGTTTACATATGTTATATAGGGCATGACCATTTACAAGTATTATATGTGAGACGATTAGCAATTAAACAATAAGGTGAAAATTCAAAACCCCAAagaaacatataaatacatatataattaaaatataatttcatttgaataattAGTAGTGAGTTGATAAACTGTGGAAACTGTGGAATAGATGGGAATCTGGTCTTCAGAAACCCAAACACAATATGAAGGTTAAGCCATTTCTCTGTGAGTGTATTTCCTTCCATTGGTTATTGGTGTACATCCAAGTGCACTTCAAGCATGAGAGTTTACTTCAGGCATGAGAGAAACAGtcctcacctcctcatcacttaGCACACCCTGATAATGGGTTTGAGGTGGAAGATGCACATACAGTTCTGTCTCATATGCTCCTTCACCAAAATTCTCAGCAGTTATGATCAGGAGCGCTGGATTCTCATCCCCGATCAATAGAGGATCTGTTCGACTGTCAGAGTAGATCAGAAGGATGAAAGCATCCATCATGGCATTAAAATAagcaagaatatttttaaaagattttaatgcTTACGCCTTGGCTGCAAGCTTCAATTCAGGGATGCAGATGTTATCATCACCACAGTCAAGaactatctgtgtctgtatatatacagtatatatgaggGAGAACATTAGAGAAAACAGACTTGTTTTACTGTAACTAAAGTAAAAAGAACATTTCTGTTCTATAAGACATGCAATTCCCACCTGGCCAACTACAACATTTTGTCCTTGTAGTATTGCATCATGTGTGTTCACCAGGCTGTAGCTCACTGACATAAGGATAGGGCTCAGCTTGTCCTTGAACTCTGGCTAAagttatataaagaataaatataatatgatatatgataaaataaatcaaaagcaTTATGCaacagaaatgtgtctatcCCAGCACCGAGTTTGGATTTTTGGCTACAAAGGTtaagaagtaaaataaataattaaagtaatgACATAccaaacatttacatatattgGACTTTTTGGAAcactataaaaatgtataaaatttatacaaataaatttgatttacTATAAGAAACCTACCACTAGGTATGCAGTAAAGTTTTTACAATATGTTCCCGCCTCTCTCTTAATGTTGATCTGAAAGTGTCTGTATGGCTGATGAGAGTCCAGCAGGAGGGTCCGTCTTGCCACATTTGACTTCAGTTTGTCCAGCTGGAGCTCAATATTCAACACTGAATAAAGCCAATTTATACAAAGAAAACTGATGACTTAAACACAGTAGTGAAAACCCTTTATTTTAATGCATGGTTCTATCTACCccaatgttttttgtgtgttaaagcTAGGCAGATGACTAGATagagcaaataataaaaaaggatcATACATACTCCTATAAGCAGTACTAATGCTAAGATCTGAGAATatcttaaataaatcaaaatgattTATATTACATAAGATAATCTATTAGCTGCAATCAGCTACACTTTATATCTAATTTGCTACATTTGCTTTCAGCGACACACTATGCAGGAAGCTAGATTTACAGGGATGAGACAGTACAATATGACATTCTTACCAATTTCTTCTGGTATTCTGTACCCAGAGACCCTAATGCACATCATGATATTAAAGCTGAAAGTAGAATAAGAGACAGAATTGCAATTGGCACACTGAGATGGTTTACTTCATTAAACGTTCATTTCGTCAATGAGCCTAACATATTCTGAGTT is a genomic window of Tachysurus fulvidraco isolate hzauxx_2018 chromosome 15, HZAU_PFXX_2.0, whole genome shotgun sequence containing:
- the itga2b gene encoding integrin alpha-IIb isoform X1, yielding MEGIIFVFAIYFTASVFPRQGYSFNLDLTNYIELSGPKGSYFGFSVDFFQAKNQEVSIIVGAPRDDVGPSRGGSVFLCPWNSTERLECQKMNFDQTGDVNITFDNMLLMTYKSNQWFGAMVRTHNNFVLACAPLFHWNVVEGNDEAMNTPVGNCQLLNMETGEIANYSPCRGNEVENTYRNRKGFNDRRYCEAGFSSDITGDGTVILGAPGGFFFLGQIITASLQNIMSSGRTFTPENDVKDERASYESQKQYDVYLGYSVAVGHFSADTIADYVVSAPLDLDSAGSVNIYDGASAHRYVFKPITTLMGSQVASYFGHCVAVTDVNNDGRDDILVGAPLFIEHLSTHKLREVGQVYVYLQKEGYRFSQKPDQTLSSSHSYGRFGITIAPLGDINYDGFNDVAVGAPGAGDGGLVFIYLGQNDGLNPQYGQVIKSPFQSLAPSFGFTLRGGTDIDNNGYPDVIVGAWGADKVAIYRSKAVVMTKAQLSFLPDFLQPDVKFCQLQDNPVSCFNIMMCIRVSGYRIPEEIVLNIELQLDKLKSNVARRTLLLDSHQPYRHFQINIKREAGTYCKNFTAYLVPEFKDKLSPILMSVSYSLVNTHDAILQGQNVVVGQTQIVLDCGDDNICIPELKLAAKARTDPLLIGDENPALLIITAENFGEGAYETELYVHLPPQTHYQGVLSDEEGFSHLLCGPKKDNGSIIVICELGNPMKANQKIMAGLYFSMGGLEEVETQVSFHLQIKSKNSLNPDSNVVEVKINVLAVAFLEMRGVSSPSEFVLPIAKWGKKEFPKNLDDVGPLVEHVYELRNKGPSTVKVKLELHFPVEQNGSYLLYVFSNASEELLKCHTNLSQIDQFRLVTPEVINTTNDPVHHFNKREVEELNQEVKELPEFPNRATVHVNCTTEPCVVFNCEAPELQRDARAIVRVAARLWVNSFEKSYVNYVLLSTAHYEVVSMLSKIQPSILPSGQAETNTSVVWRPDAEDVPLWWIVVSIIAGLLLLALLSIIFWKIGFFKRNRPPADDDRDDTSHEMKEEEQSQYADVSNTSPEID